The window CACTGTCGGTATACTACTTTTGATTGCGGGCAACCTGTTTGCCTCGCTCTCTGACGTCGCTGTGAAGCTATTGAACGGCGAAGTACCACCTCTTCAGTATATTTTTTTCCGTCAGTTGATATCTCTGTTACTCATTACTCCTTTGTGGCTGCAACAAAGCAAAGAGCAACGCCGCTTACAACAAGCCAAGGTCACCTTAATTCGCGGACAACTGATCTTAATCGGCAGTGGATGTATGGTGGTCGCGATCACCCATATGTCTTTAGCGACAGCTAACGCGGTATTTTACGTAGCCCCATTACTGATGCTGCCTCTGTCAGTACTGCTACTAAAAGAGCAACCTGCGCTAGGCAAGGTCATCGCCACAACTGTCGGCTTTATTGGCGCGCTGATCGTGTTACGGCCATCGCAGTTTCACTGGGCAGCACTATTTGCATTGGGCACAGCACTGACACTTGCCCTGTTTAATGTACTGGTAAGAAAACTTCCTAGTGAACAATCCGTAGTGACGACGCTGTGGTGGACAACCCTCTTCTCAATACCAGCCTCGTTAATACTGTGCTTACTGTATTGGCAACCCGTGTCTTTAGAACATCTTGGATACATAGCACTCAGCGCAACACTCATATTGAGCTATAACGGCCTCGCTGTTTCCGCCTACCAGAAAGCGCACTCTAGCCAAATCGCATTGGCTGAGTATTCAGGACTGGTGTTTGTCGCGCTAATAGGCGCAATATGGTTCGATGAGATACCAGATACGTTAACCTTTATCGGTATTATGCTGATCATATTGCCACTCGCCCCTTTCAAGCGACCAAAAAAAAGAGCTAACACTTAGCTCTTTTCTATCGTCTATCTATGTCAACTAAAGCGTATAGCTCAAGGTTCATCGCTAGACCTATTTGCTGCGGCCAAAGCCACCATCAGACAAACGGAAAAACATCACCGAAGTGTCGCCTTTCTCTAGCTGAAGAATATCGAGCTGCCCAGTTTCGGCTAACTTGAATCGAACCAGCTGACCTTTTCTGATCTGACTCAGCGGCTTGTCTGAACCTTCAATTCGTACTAACGCATTCAGATCAGACAACGGTAAATCGTTGTTTCGAAAAACCTGCGCCAACGTATCGCCCTGCTTAACCAGGTACTCCTGCCAGTTGTTGTTACTCGGTTCTGATGAACTGCTCTTGGTATTTTGCTGTTCGCTTAAGCCAACGGTGTTAATTTCAAGCTCAACACGAGATGTTGATGGCGCGGTCTCTACATTAGGCTCAGGTAGTGGAACAAACAGTAAGATTAATATGATCGGCGAAATCACCATCAATAGTCTCTGGTGTAATTTCGGTAGTGATCCCCAAGTTTGTACTGTTGAGGTTTTCATTTTCTTTATATCGATCGAACCTAATTTCTCTTTGACCTGATTCAGTCGATCCTTGAACTCTGCTAAGTGGTCTACTTTCTGTTTTTTCTTTTGACGACGATTCATGCCACTGCGTCCTATACATTGAATAACTACAGTATAAAAACCAAAGTACCAACAGTATAGATCTTTCCGCTACAACAGGGACCAATACAAGAAAATTGACATAGCTGTGATTTGGATAGGCTAAAGCGTAAGTGATCAGGGACTAGCCGTTTATTCAGGCTGCTAATACTGGTATTCTTACTCTTTTCGTACTGACAAAAAGAGTGACTTTTCATGTCTGAAGTAAAATTTGAAACTGTAGAGCAAAAAGCTAGCTACGGTATCGGTCTACAAATGGGCCAACAACTTGCTGGTTCTGGTCTTGAAGGCCTAAACGTTGATGCAATCGCTGCTGGTATCGCAACAGCTCTAGTTGGCGACATGCCAGCTATCGAAGTTGACGAAATCAACAACGCACTACAAGAGCTACACACTCGTGGTGAAGCTGCACGTCAAGAACTAGCTAAAGCTGCTGCTGCTGACGGCGAAGCTTTCCTAGCTGACAACGCTCTTCGTTCAGAAGTTACAGTTCTTGAGTCTGGTCTTCAGTACGAAGTACTAACTGAAGGTACTGGCGAAATCCCAACTGCAGACAAGCAAGTACGTGTTCACTACCACGGTGAACTAACTGACGGTACAGTTTTCGACAGCTCTGTATCTCGCGGTCAACCTGCTGAATTCCCAGTAACTGGCGTAATTCAAGGTTGGGTACAAGCTCTACAAATGATGCCTGTTGGCTCTAAGTGGAAGCTATACATCCCTCAAGATCTAGCATACGGTGAGCGTGGCGCAGGTGCTGCAATCCCACCATTTGCTGCTCTAGTATTCGAAGTAGAACTCCTAGCAATTCTTTAATTTCTATAAAAACCTATAGTGAAACAAAAAACTATAGGTAAATTAGACTGAATTAGCTCAACGGCGATGTGACTACATCGCCGTTTTTCGTTTATAGTGAAAGAGTAAATTACTTTATTACTTAAGGACGAATAATGAAGAAAGTACTCATCACCGTTTTAAGCAGCTTTGCTGTGGTATCTTGCGCTAGTACTAGCGACTCTGAACAAGTCAGTTCAACTTCTGAGATTAACTACTCCCAACTATCACAAACAGCCCTTATGGCTGCTGTAGACATGTGGTCTAAAAAAAATGAAGCAACACCATTTACGAGCACCCTTGCTAATTCCCTAAGTGACAAAGCATCTGTAACAAATGAGCAAGCTATAGGTGGAGTAGGTTCCATGCTAGCTCTTGCCCAGAATACCCTTGATAACTTTGACAACCAAGAGCTCGAAATGCTTTTCCCTGGAATGTCGACGCTTGATTCTAGCGGTTTAACGTCAGTCTTGGACTCAAAAACATCTGTTGAAAATGCATTTTCAGGATTAGGTATGGATTCATCAATGGTTGCGGCGTTTGCACCAATCATTATTCAAGGGCTAGAGTCACAAGGCGCAACAAGCGGTCTCGTTGATTCACTCGAAGCTATTTGGTTGTAATAACCAGTGATTAATAATTGATTTAAAATACTTAAAGGGCGCTTCGGTGCTCTTTTTTGTGCGTTGAGCAAAAGAGATACGAGATATTATTGAGAAGTGGAGCTGAGAAGGTAAAGAAAAGTGCCAAATATCGTGGTGCAATTCTTATGTCGGTCTCCTTATTCTACAGATACAAAAAAGCCGAGCTAATGCTCGGCTTTTGTATTAAGAATCTAGTTTAGATTACTCAGCAGCTTCTTCAGCAGCTGGGCGGTCTACAAGCTCAATGTAAGCCATTGGAGCTTTATCACCAGTACGGAAACCACATTTAAGAATGCGAGTGTAACCACCTTGGCGAGCCGCGAAACGCGGGCCTAGTTCATTAAATAGTTTTGCCACAACTTCGTTATCACGAGTGCGAGCAAATGCAAGACGACGGTTAGCAACACTGTCTGTCTTAGCTAGGGTAATCAATGGCTCAATTACGCGACGTAGTTCTTTTGCTTTAGGCACGGTAGTTTTAATAACTTCGTGACGAACAAGAGAGCTAGCCATGTTGCTGAACATCGCTTTGCGATGACTGCTGTTGCGGTTGAGTTGACGACCACTTTTACGATGGCGCATGACCTAATCCTTCTAACTTTTCGATTAATCTTCAGCGATTGACGCTGGTGGCCAGTTTTCTAGGCGCATGCCTAGAGAAAGACCACGTGAAGCAAGCACATCTTTAATCTCTGTAAGAGATTTCTTACCAAGGTTTGGCGTTTTAAGTAGCTCAACCTCAGTGCGCTGTACAAGATCACCGATGTAGTGAATCGCTTCTGCTTTCAAACAGTTAGCAGAGCGAACTGTTAGTTCAAGATCGTCTACAGGACGTAGTAGGATAGGATCGAATTCTGGCTTCTCTTCCTTCTCCTCAGGTACACGTACATCACGAAGATCTACGAACGCATCCAGTTGTTCAGCTAAAATAGTAGCTGCACGACGGATTGCTTCCTCAGGTTCTAGAGTACCGTTCGTTTCCATATCGATAACAAGCTTGTCTAAGTCAGTACGTTGTTCTACACGTGCCGCTTCAACAGCATAGGCGATTTTATCGACCGGGCTGTAAGTAGCGTCAACAAGTAGACGACCGATTGGACGCTCATCTTCTTCAGTATGGATACGAGCTGAAGCTGGAACGTAACCACGACCACGTTCTACTTTGATACGCATAGCGATCTCAGCGTTGTCATCCGTTAGGTGACAAATTACGTGCTCAGGGTTAGCGATCTCTACATCACCATCGTGGGTGATGTCACCTGCAACAACAGGGCCTGAGCCTGATTTGTTCAGTGTAATAAACACTTCATCTTTGCCTTCAGCAACGCGTACAGCTAAACCTTTAAGGTTTAGAAGGATTTCTAGGATATCTTCCTGAACGCCTTCTTTAGTGCTGTATTCGTGTAGCACACCTTCGATTTCAACTTCTGTTACGGCACAACCCGGCATAGAAGATAGAAGAATGCGGCGAAGAGCATTACCTAGAGTATGGCCGAAACCGCGCTCTAATGGCTCAAGAGTTACTTTCGCGTGTGTCGTATTGATCTGTTCAATGTCAACAAGACGCGGCTTAAGAAATTCTGTTACAGAACCCTGCATTGTGTCCTCTCTTTTTTTAACCTTACTTAGAGTAAAGTTCGACGATCAAGTGTTCATTGATGTCAGCTGATAGGTCAGAACGCTCAGGCATACGCTTGAATGTACCTTCCATTTTGCCAGCATCTACTTCAATCCAAGTTGGCTTTTCACGTTGTTCAGCAACTTCTAGAGCCGCTTTAATACGAGATTGCTGTTTAGCTTTCTCGCGGATAGAAACAACGTCGTTTGCCGCTACTTTGAAAGAAGGAACGTTTACAACTTTACCGTTAACTAGAATAGACTTGTGGCTAACTAGTTGACGAGATTCAGCACGAGTAGCGCCAAAGCCCATACGGTAAACTACGTTATCAAGACGACCTTCAAGAAGCTGAAGCAGGTTTGCACCTGTGTTGCCTTTAAGACGTGCAGCTTCTTTGTAGTAGTTGCGGAATTGTTTTTCTAGAACGCCGTAGATACGACGAACTTTTTGCTTCTCACGAAGCTGAACGCCATACTCAGATAGACGACCGCGACGAGCGCCGTGTACACCTGGTGCGTTATCAATTTTACACTTGGTATCGATCGCACGGACACCAGACTTAAGGAATAAGTCAGTACCTTCGCGACGGCTAAGCTTCAGCTTAGGACCCAAATATCTTGCCATGATCTTTCTCCAATATTCCTAGAAACGAAACTTAAACGCGACGTTTCTTAGGTGGACGACAACCGTTATGAGGGATTGGTGTCGCATCAACAATGTTAGTGATACGGAAACCAGCAGCGTTCAGTGCACGAACAGTAGATTCGCGACCTGGACCTGGACCCTTAACCATAACTTCCAAGTTCTTTAGGCCATATTCTTTAGCCATTTCACCACAACGCTCAGCTGCAACTTGTGCTGCGAACGGAGTAGATTTACGAGAACCACGGAAACCTGAACCACCTGCTGTAGCCCATGCAAGAGCGTTGCCTTGGCGGTCAGTGATAGTTACGATTGTGTTGTTGAAAGAAGCATGAATGTGCGCTACGCCATCAGCTACTTGCTTGCGTACGCGCTTACGCGCGCGAGTTGGTTGTTTTGCCATTGTACTCTACCTTATCCGACTATTTCTTGATCGGCTTGCGCGGACCCTTACGGGTGCGAGCGTTGGTTTTAGTACGCTGTCCACGTAGTGGTAGACTGCGACGATGACGAAGACCGCGGTAACAGCCAAGGTCCATAAGACGCTTGATGTTCATCGATACTTCACGACGTAGATCACCTTCTACAGTGTATTTAGCTACACCATCACGCAGTTGATCGATCTGCTCTTCAGTTAGTTCACTGATCTTAGCATCTTCAGCAATACCCACTTCAGCTAGAATAGCTTGAGAGCGAGTTTTGCCAATACCGTAGATTGCAGTAAGTGCAATTACAGAATGCTTATGATCAGGAATGTTAATGCCGGCTATACGGGCCATTATTCACTCCTAAGGGGGTTCATAAAAGAATTATCCGCAGCAAAGCCCGTTATGGATACGCTGCGGCATACTACTTCTTTTGCACGCAAAAGGTAGGCCGAGGAATATACTCGACTCTACCTAGTATTTCAAGTAAAAATTTCTGCTGATTAGCCTTGGCGTTGCTTATGCTTTGGCTCACTGCAAATCACGCGAACGACACCGTTACGCTTGATAACTTTACAGTTACGGCAGATTTTTTTAACGGAAGCACGAACTTTCATTGCTAAACTCCGTAAATGGAATCGAAATAATTACTACCGAATTAACGGCCGTAACCTTTCAGATTCGCTTTCTTTAACACAGAATCATACTGTTGTGACATCAGATGAGTCTGTACCTGTGCCATGAAATCCATGATAACTACCACTACGATTAGTAGTGATGTGCCGCCGAAGTAGAAACGAACGTTCCACGCGACCATCATGAATTCAGGAATCAGACATATAAAAGTAATGTATAGAGCGCCCGCTAGGGTTAGTCTAGTCATCACTTTATCGATATATTTCGCTGTCTGCTCACCTGGGCGGATACCGGGTACGAATGCACCAGACTTCTTCAAATTATCAGCTGTTTCACGCGGGTTAAACACCAACGCTGTATAGAAGAAACAGAAGAAGATTATAGCTGCTGCATAAAGCATTACATACAAAGGTTGACCAGGGCTAAGAGCTAATGACACGTCAGTTAACCAACCGAACGCGCTGCTTTCACCATTTTGACCAAACCATTGCGCTAATGTTCCTGGGAACAAAATAATACTCGATGCAAAAATCGCTGGAATAACACCTGCCATATTAATCTTAAGAGGCAAGTGAGAGCTTTGAGCTGCAAAAACTTTACGACCTTGTTGACGCTTCGCATAGTTAACGACGATACGACGTTGACCACGCTCCATGAAAACTACGAAGTAAATTACAGCAAAAGACAATACCGCGATAAACAACAGAAGAAGCACATGCAATTCACCTTGACGCGCTTGCTCGATTGTTTGACCGATTGCAGAAGGCAATCCAGCAACAATACCTGCAAAAATCAGAATGGAAATACCATTACCGATTCCTCGCTCAGTGATTTGTTCACCTAACCACATCAAAAACATGGTACCAGTTACTAAACTCACGGTAGCAATAAGCGTAAACATGGTTTGGTTGATAACAACCAGATTGTCGACCATGTTTGGTAAGCCTGTTGCGATACCAATAGCTTGGAATGTTGCAAGTACAAGCGTGCCGTAGCGTGTATATTGGCTTATCTTACGACGGCCTGCTTCACCCTCTTTTTTGAGTTCCGCTAACGCTGGATGAACTACAGTTAGCAATTGGACTACGATCGATGCCGAAATGTACGGCATGATACCCAATGCTAATATAGATGCACGCTCAAGAGCACCACCGGAGAACATGTTAAACATTTCTACGATGGTACCTTTTTGCTGATCGAACAAATCGGCAAGTACAGCTGCGTCAATACCAGGGATCGGCACAAAAGAGCCGGCTCGGAATACTAAAAGTGCACCAATTACGAATAATAAGCGCGACTTTAGTTCACTTAAGCCGCTCTGAGCACTACGAAAATCTTTTCCTGGTTTCTTAGCCATCTGTACCTCGTTCCTCGAGATTATTCCTCGATTTTACCGCCTGCAGCTTCGATTGCAGCTTTAGCGCCTTTAGTCACGCGTAGACCTTTAACAGTCACAGCTTTGCTTAGGTCACCAGAAAGAACGATCTTAACAAACTCGATGTTCTTAGTGATAACGTTAGCAGCTTTAAGGCTGTTAAGATCAACTACGTCACCTGTTACTTTCGCTAGCTCAGCTAGACGAACTTCAGCAGACACAAGGCTCTTACGAGAAGTGAAACCGAATTTAGGTAGACGTTGTTTTAGAGGCATTTGACCGCCTTCAAAACCTGGACGAACAGAGCCGCCAGAACGTGACTTTTGACCTTTGTGACCGCGGCCACCTGTTTTACCAAGGCCAGAACCGATACCACGACCTACACGCTTCTTAGAAGGTTTAGAGCCAGCAGCCGGTGATAGAGTATTCAAACGCATTCTGATTACTCCTCAATCTTAACCATGTAGTAAACCTTGTTGATCATACCGCGTACGCACGGAGTATCTTCAAGTTCTACTGTATGGTTGATGCGACGAAGACCTAGACCTTTAAGACACGCTTTGTGCTTAGGTAGGCGACCAATTGAGCTTTTAGTTTGAGTTACTTTAATAGTTGCCATCGTGTGCTTACTCCGAAATAGATTCAACAGTTAGACCACGTTTAGCAGCAACCATTTCTGGTGACTTAACGTCTACTAGAGCACCAATCGTTGCGCGAACAACGTTGATTGGGTTCGTTGAACCGTATGCTTTAGAAAGAACGTTATGTACGCCTGCAACTTCAAGTACGGCACGCATTGCACCACCGGCAATAACACCTGTACCTTCAGCAGCTGGCTGCATGTAAACTTTAGAGCCCGAATGACGACCTTTCACCGGGTGGTGAAGAGTGCCTTCGTTAAGCGCAACAGTAACCATGTTACGACGCGCTTTTTCCATTGCTTTTTGAATCGCAGCAGGTACTTCACGAGCTTTGCCGTAACCGAAACCTACGCGACCATTACCGTCACCAACTACTGTTAGTGCAGTGAAGCTCATGATTCGACCACCTTTAACCGTCTTAGATACACGGTTAACAGCGATCAGCTTTTCTTGCAAATCATTAGCTTGTTGTTGTTCTTTAGCCATCTTCCAACCCTACCTTAGAATTTCAGACCAGCTTCGCGAGCAGATTCTGCTAGCGCCGCTACTCGACCGTGGTATTGGAAACCAGAACGGTCAAATGCAACTGAAGCTACGCCTTTTTCAAGAGCGCGCTCAGCAACAGCTTTACCAACTGCTTTAGCTGCATCGACGTTACCAGTGTTCTTAACTTGCTCACGGATCGCTTTTTCTACAGTAGAAGCAGCTGCGATAACCTCAGAGCCGTTTGCCGAGATAACTTGAGCGTAAACATGGCGAGGAGTACGATGTACTACCAGGCGAGTTGCACCAAGTTCTGCAATCTTACGACGTGCACGTGTAGCACGACGGATGCGAGATGCTTTCTTATCCATAGTGATACCTTACTTCTTCTTAGCTTCTTTAGTACGCACATTTTCATCTGCGTAACGAACACCTTTGCCTTTGTAAGGCTCAGGAGCACGGTAAGAACGAATGTCAGCCGCAACTTGACCTACTACTTGCTTATCGCAACCAGTAATAACGATCTCAGTTTGGCTAGGGCACTCAGCTTTAATACCTTCAGGTAGAGCGTGCTCTACTGGGTGAGAAAAACCAAGAGTTAGACCTACAGCATTGCCTTTCATAGCAGCACGGTAACCAACACCCTTAAGAGTTAGCTTCTTAGTGAAGCCCTCAGTAACACCCACAACCATGTTATTAACTAGAGCGCGAGCTGTACCAGCTTGTGCCCATGCGTTAGTAACACCTTCTTTCGGACCGAAAGTTAGGTTGTTTTCTTCCTGTGCAATAACTACGGCGCTGTTAAGAACGCGAGTAAGCTCACCTTTGCTACCTTTTACAGTAACTTCTTGGCCGTTTAGTTTCACCTCTACGCCAGCTGGAATAGCGACAGGTGCTTTAGCAACACGAGACATAATCTACTCCTTAAGCTACGTAACAGATGATTTCACCGCCAAGACCTGCTTTACGAGCAGCACGGTCAGACATCAGACCCTTGGAAGTAGAAACAACTGCAATACCAAGACCACCCATCACTGTTGGTAAAGAGTCTTTATTTTTATAAACTCTTAAACCAGGACGTGATACGCGCTTGATTTGCTCGATTACAGGTTTAGCTTGGAAGTACTTAAGAGTAACTTCTAGCTCAGGTTTTGCTTCGCTGTCAACAGCGAAGTCTACGATGTAACCTTCAGCTTTAAGTAATGCAGCAATTGCAACTTTAAGCTTTGAAGAAGGCATTTTTACAGCAACTTTATTTGCTGCCTGACCGTTACGAACTCGGGTCAGCATATCCGAAATCGGATCTTGCATGCTCATAAGATTTACTCCAAATGATTAAGTGGCAATTACCAGCTAGCCTTACGAAGACCCGGAATCTCGCCTTTCATGCAAGCTTCGCGAACCTTAATACGGCTTAGACCGAATTTACGTAGGTAACCGTGTGGACGACCAGTTTGGTTGCAACGGTTGCGCTGACGTGATGCACTTGAATCACGTGGAAGAGATTGCAGTTTAAGAACCGCATTCCAACGATCTTCTTCAGATGCGTTTACATCGCTAATGATAACTTTTAGCGCAGAACGCTTTTCAGCGAACTTAACTACTAGTTTTGCACGTTTAGCTTCACGTGCTTTCATTGATTGTTTAGCCATAACAGTAACCCTACCCTTACTTACGGAATGGGAAGTTAAAGGCAGCCAGCAGAGCTCGGCCTTCCTCATCGGATCCCGCAGATGTCGTGATAGTAATATCAAGACCGCGGACACGATCGACTTTATCGTAGTCGATTTCCGGAAAGATGATTTGCTCGCGAACGCCCATGCTGTAGTTACCGCGTCCGTCAAAAGACTTAGCGCTAACACCACGGAAATCACGTACACGTGGAAGTGCGATAGAGATTAAACGCTCTAAAAATTCCCACATGCGCTCACCACGCAAGGTTACTTTACAACCAATTGGGTAGCCTTCACGAATTTTGAAACCAGCTACAGATTTACGCGCTTTCGTGATAAGAGGCTTTTGACCAGAGATCGTTGCCATATCAGATGCTGCGTTTTCTAGCAGTTTCTTATCGTTGATTGCTTCACCAACGCCCATGTTTAGGGTGATTTTCTCAATCCTAGGGACTTGCATGACGCTTGTGTAGCTGAACTCTTTGGTAAGCTCAGCGACTACAGACGACTTGTAGTAATCATGCAGTTTCGCCATAGTAGAACTCCAAATTACTTCTAATTAGTTAGAAACAGTTTCGCCGTTAGATTTGAAGAAACGAACTTTCTTGCCATCTTCGATACGGAAACCGATACGGTCTGCTTTACCAGTAGCCGCGTTAAAGACTGCAACGTTAGAAGCATCAATAGCTGCTTCTTGTTCAACGATGCCACCTTGTTGACCTAGAGCCGGAACCGGCTTTTGGTGTTTTTTAACAAGATTGATGCCTTCAACAACAACTTTACCAGTTGTCAGAACCTTAGTTACTTTACCTTTCTTGCCTTTATCTTTACCAGCAAGAATGATTACTTCGTCATTACGACGGATTTTAGCTGCCATGTTGCCGCTCCTTACAGAACTTCAGGTGCAAGTGATACAATCTTCATGAATTTCGCGTTACGAAGTTCACGAGTCACAGGACCAAAGATACGTGTGCCGACTGGTTGCTCAGTAGTGTCATTTAACAATACACAAGCATTACTGTCGAAGCGAATGACAGAACCGTCTGGGCGACGAACGCCTTTACGGGTGCGCACTACTACCGCCTTCAGAACATCA is drawn from Vibrio sp. SNU_ST1 and contains these coding sequences:
- the rplX gene encoding 50S ribosomal protein L24 — its product is MAAKIRRNDEVIILAGKDKGKKGKVTKVLTTGKVVVEGINLVKKHQKPVPALGQQGGIVEQEAAIDASNVAVFNAATGKADRIGFRIEDGKKVRFFKSNGETVSN
- the rplN gene encoding 50S ribosomal protein L14; its protein translation is MIQMQSTLDAADNSGARKVMCIKVLGGSHRRYAHIGDVIKVTVKEAIPRGKVKKGDVLKAVVVRTRKGVRRPDGSVIRFDSNACVLLNDTTEQPVGTRIFGPVTRELRNAKFMKIVSLAPEVL
- the rplE gene encoding 50S ribosomal protein L5; its protein translation is MAKLHDYYKSSVVAELTKEFSYTSVMQVPRIEKITLNMGVGEAINDKKLLENAASDMATISGQKPLITKARKSVAGFKIREGYPIGCKVTLRGERMWEFLERLISIALPRVRDFRGVSAKSFDGRGNYSMGVREQIIFPEIDYDKVDRVRGLDITITTSAGSDEEGRALLAAFNFPFRK